Proteins found in one Rhinolophus ferrumequinum isolate MPI-CBG mRhiFer1 chromosome 9, mRhiFer1_v1.p, whole genome shotgun sequence genomic segment:
- the CZIB gene encoding CXXC motif containing zinc binding protein isoform X1: protein MGKIALQLKATLENVTNLRPVGEDFRWYLKMKCGNCGEISDKWQYIRLMDSVALKGGRGSASMVQKCKLCARENSIEILSSTIKSYNAEDNEKFKTVVEFECRGLEPVDFQPQAGFAAEGVESGTVFSDINLQEKDWTDYDEKAQESVGIYEVTHRFVKC from the exons ATGGGG AAAATCGCGCTGCAGCTCAAAGCCACGCTGGAGAACGTCACTAACCTCCGGCCTGTGGGGGAGGACTTCCGGTGGTACCTAAAG ATGAAATGTGGCAACTGTGGTGAGATTTCAGACAAGTGGCAATACATTCGGCTAATG GACAGTGTGGCACTGAAAGGAGGCCGTGGCAGTGCCTCCATGGTCCAGAAGTGCAAGCTGTGCGCAAGGGAAAACTCCATCG AGATTTTGAGCAGCACCATCAAATCTTACAAT GCTGAAGACAATGAGAAGTTCAAGACAGTAGTAGAGTTTGAGTGCCGGGGCCTTGAACCAGTTGATTTCCAGCCCCAG GCTGGGTTTGCTGCTGAGGGTGTAGAATCAGGGACAGTCTTCAGTGACATTAATCTGCAGGAGAAG gaCTGGACTGACTATGACGAAAAGGCCCAGGAGTCTGTAGGAATCTACGAGGTTACCCACCGGTTTGTGAAGTGCTGA
- the CZIB gene encoding CXXC motif containing zinc binding protein isoform X3, translating to MGMKCGNCGEISDKWQYIRLMDSVALKGGRGSASMVQKCKLCARENSIEILSSTIKSYNAEDNEKFKTVVEFECRGLEPVDFQPQAGFAAEGVESGTVFSDINLQEKDWTDYDEKAQESVGIYEVTHRFVKC from the exons ATGGGG ATGAAATGTGGCAACTGTGGTGAGATTTCAGACAAGTGGCAATACATTCGGCTAATG GACAGTGTGGCACTGAAAGGAGGCCGTGGCAGTGCCTCCATGGTCCAGAAGTGCAAGCTGTGCGCAAGGGAAAACTCCATCG AGATTTTGAGCAGCACCATCAAATCTTACAAT GCTGAAGACAATGAGAAGTTCAAGACAGTAGTAGAGTTTGAGTGCCGGGGCCTTGAACCAGTTGATTTCCAGCCCCAG GCTGGGTTTGCTGCTGAGGGTGTAGAATCAGGGACAGTCTTCAGTGACATTAATCTGCAGGAGAAG gaCTGGACTGACTATGACGAAAAGGCCCAGGAGTCTGTAGGAATCTACGAGGTTACCCACCGGTTTGTGAAGTGCTGA
- the MAGOH gene encoding protein mago nashi homolog, with translation MESDFYLRYYVGHKGKFGHEFLEFEFRPDGKLRYANNSNYKNDVMIRKEAYVHKSVMEELKRIIDDSEITKEDDALWPPPDRVGRQELEIVIGDEHISFTTSKIGSLIDVNQSKDPEGLRVFYYLVQDLKCLVFSLIGLHFKIKPI, from the exons ATGGAGAGTGACTTTTATCTACGTTACTACGTGGGTCACAAGGGCAAGTTCGGCCACGAATTCCTGGAATTTGAGTTCCGACCCGACG GGAAACTGAGATATGCCAACAACAGCAATTACAAAAATGATGTCATGATCAGAAAAGAG GCTTATGTACATAAAAGTGTGATGGAGGAGCTGAAGAGAATAATCGATGACAGTGAAATTACCAAAGAAGATGATGCTTTGTGGCCTCCTCCTGACCGAGTGGGCCGGCAG gaGCTTGAAATCGTCATTGGAGATGAACACATTTCTTTCACAACGTCAAAAATTGGTTCCCTTATTGATGTCAATCAATCCAA GGATCCAGAAGGCTTACGAGTATTTTATTATCTTGTCCAGGATCTGAAGTGTTTGGTCTTCAGTCTAATTGGATTACACTTCAAGATTAAGCCAATCTAG
- the CZIB gene encoding CXXC motif containing zinc binding protein isoform X2 produces the protein MGKIALQLKATLENVTNLRPVGEDFRWYLKDSVALKGGRGSASMVQKCKLCARENSIEILSSTIKSYNAEDNEKFKTVVEFECRGLEPVDFQPQAGFAAEGVESGTVFSDINLQEKDWTDYDEKAQESVGIYEVTHRFVKC, from the exons ATGGGG AAAATCGCGCTGCAGCTCAAAGCCACGCTGGAGAACGTCACTAACCTCCGGCCTGTGGGGGAGGACTTCCGGTGGTACCTAAAG GACAGTGTGGCACTGAAAGGAGGCCGTGGCAGTGCCTCCATGGTCCAGAAGTGCAAGCTGTGCGCAAGGGAAAACTCCATCG AGATTTTGAGCAGCACCATCAAATCTTACAAT GCTGAAGACAATGAGAAGTTCAAGACAGTAGTAGAGTTTGAGTGCCGGGGCCTTGAACCAGTTGATTTCCAGCCCCAG GCTGGGTTTGCTGCTGAGGGTGTAGAATCAGGGACAGTCTTCAGTGACATTAATCTGCAGGAGAAG gaCTGGACTGACTATGACGAAAAGGCCCAGGAGTCTGTAGGAATCTACGAGGTTACCCACCGGTTTGTGAAGTGCTGA